A genome region from Drosophila simulans strain w501 chromosome 2R, Prin_Dsim_3.1, whole genome shotgun sequence includes the following:
- the LOC120284436 gene encoding uncharacterized protein LOC120284436 translates to MEKSEIRLQRMSNEYQSQSSYMYLRTKMLLKIENTLLRSHRQRETTGIKKLYNSFFVLF, encoded by the coding sequence ATGGAGAAATCTGAAATACGACTGCAACGCATGTCTAATGAATATCAGTCGCAATCGAGCTATATGTACCTCCGGACCAAGATGCTGTTAAAAATCGAGAATACCCTACTTCGAAGCCATCGTCAGCGCGAGACCACCGGTATCAAGAAACTATACAATTCGTTTTTcgtattgttttaa